TTGATGTCCCCCGTGTttcgttgttttttttttctttttttctgatTAATATAAATTCCAGGTGATCTTATGATGGCTCAGGTAGGGGGTCCCAACATAGTTGTGATGTCCTACCTCGCTGCCATTCTTTAGTtcacctttaaaaaaaaagttcattacTGTAACAATTGGCTTCACAGCCGCACAGGTTCACCCAAAATCCTAATTTCATCTCATAAACTCCTACAGTCAATACCAGGGATTTAAACTAGCTGTTGGTGACGCTGAGTTGCAGAATAAAATTGCTCCTAAGAGACTCATTCCCATTAACATAGACTAGAAGTTTAGCACACATTAATTTCTTTGGGGAGGGGattgtaatttttcaaaatagagGGGAGTGTAATATAGTTTAATCGTCTCTTAGAAGAGGATGTAATTCACCCAACTTCATAGCATCCTGACATTGTCTAGTTACACTTTGTCCTGTTATGTGAAAGATTTTGGTATTATAGCACTTTTATTTAATCAAACTTCTGTCTCTTTGGGCTATGGAGGAACAGATTTAGGCTTTTCGACTTGGTACATTAGCTCTTATTTTGTTGCTTTAGTCTAAGAAACATTTTTAAGCCATagtatcttaaaattttattcgtAAATGTATCATCCATGACATCAGGTAAAAGAAGTTTGATTTGGTGTGTTTGTGTTGAATTAGATTAGactattatttcatttattctaCTGAATCCATTATAGTGTAAAGTGTTAAAAAGACCCTGTAGCACCGTATGCCTTTCTCATTTTAACCAGGTCCAGGATATTGTTTTTTTGTCTGCTGCTTATGATTGAGAATGCTGTTGTCGACAGGTTTGCTGCATCTGCCTGGCAAAGTATGAGAATAATGATGAGCTGAGAGAATTGCCTTGTTCTCATCTTTTCCACAAAGACTGCGTCGATAAATGGTTGAAGATAAATGCATTATGCCCTCTTTGCAAGAGTGATGTTGGTGAGAACTTAACAGGATCGGTCTCTGGAGAAGATGCCAGCCAACAACAGGGTGAGAGCAGGGTTGAGAATGGCCTCACGAATACCTCAGTCTAGTTGAGTTATATAGAAATATACAATTTGGATCCTCTCATTTTCCCCTTAGAACTGGAGAATCTCCTCTGGCAAGTTACGACGAGAGAGAAAGAACCAATCACCTATTTAGAAAAGCTGGTGAACCCTGCACAGGTAGTGGTGGGTAAACTAATCACATATTTATGAAACCGGTGGATCTTGCACAGGAAATGGTAGGTTCCTATGCAATAAACtgtatttttctctctcatgaCAAGAAGCTCGTCTTCTCAACGATAAGGAAATAATCTGAAGCCCCTTTTATGCATATGCACACTTTGTGCTGTTGTAAAGGTTTTTTTCAATGCACTACACTCTTTGGAAGGATGTTTGATTGAGGTCATCCATAGCATTTTTGTTgatgtgtttttcttttcttgttggaACTTAAGGTGGCCGATACAAGGCATCACCTTCTGTAGTCTGGTGATGCAGCTGTTTGTTCAAGGGACGCTCATCATGGCCGTGTAATCTGTGGTATTGACAATGGGAATTAAAGCGTATGATTTCATCTAAATGGGTCacaggaatatatatatatatatataacgtgAAAGGTAGCGCCTTTTTCATCATTTGGCAATTGTCatgtatttttaaatgtatttgttttaattctCGAGGATTATTTATAGGCATTTTACTAGAGGCTACAATTTATTATGGCCTCCTTCATTTGTTTTCagtattatttgaataataaaaattccaTAACAGAGTAGTTAACGAATTTAGTCTTGAAACATAGTACAGTacgttgttattttatttttttgatagtCATATTATTTGTAGGGAGTACTCACTGTTGATTAGTTTTTATCAGAGAGAACTTGGTTGATCATTTTTAatggaatttttatttaattatgtttttttattcacaGACTTTGCTTAAAGAGATTGTGTTTGGTATTCTCATACTAATaacttattagtatatatattctattcctataaaaaaagtatctattctattatttaatataaaaaaataggttatgcattaataatgtaataattttaagataaatatattgattttataatagttaatatatatcaacacacacacaaagcAATTATAAATTGATACTAATCAAGATACATATGCATTATTCATCTTGCGGAGGTAAGGTTGTGTTCGTTTACTTTTTGTACTATTACGTGGGGGTTCTTATGCATTGGGGTGTATGTTTGTTTTTGTGGTAAAAATGATCAATCAAAAGGATAACTTCAGATAAAGGATAGTCTATTGTGGGTGTTCTTAGAAAAGCAATCAGAAAAAACTCTTATTTGAGACTATTAGAACGTCACCGAGCACCTGTTGTTGAAGCTTTTGTTACTCTTCAAACATACTTGATCTCACGTCAATCAATGACTATTATTTAATTGTATATGTTGTTTTGTTAAACAACATTAGAAAAATAGAGGCATATAAGTGTGAGATATGTTATAAGTACATTTAAGAAACCGCTTTTATAgttgtttaggtagagagaagTTGATTGAgtttttaaagtaataaaaatgatGTGACATATAGAGATATctgaaaatttatataaaattatttttagaaagaCATTAAAGTTGTTTACTTGTCCTTGTAGTTACATTAAAAAGTTATACTTCTAACATAGGGATGAAATGGAATCAACTTTCCctgtttaataaaaatatgatagcAACAAATAGAATCAATAGAGACTGATTCTATGATGTAGTGTTGCTTCATATGGTCTATGGCACaccatttatatattataataacttaGATTAAAATTCTTCCTTCGTTGTCGGATGGTGATGctgttttgtttctattttgcttCTTTTCTCTTTGCCAACACAATTGcccaataaaaaagataaagtaaCTATTGAAAAAATACCCAAGTCCCATATTGACTAGAGGTAGTCTTAAGATAAAGTTTATAAGGTGAGGGCAACCCTCATCTTATGAACTAATTTTTGGAGTTGAGTTAGGTCTCTCACATTATTCATTCTAAGAGTTTCTATCAAACTAAAGTTTTTACTTCTCTAGCACATGAATCAACAATTCCTTTCACAATATTATCATGTCAACGTTGCTCATCCCTAAAAGTGAAGTAACCATTACATTCCCTCTTTGTAATTGCACAAAGAAAAGAGACTTTGTaattaaaggaagaaaaaaaacttatgtaaTACCACTATCAAAATGTGCCGTTGTGGTCGCAAACCAGATCTTGGAGATTTTGGTTGACGACGTGAAAAGAGTTGAGTTTGGTGTCAATGGTGTCGCCAGAGGTGGCAAAGAGGTAAaagaagcaacaaaaaaaaagaacggATCAACGCTTCAAGAAATTGCTTCTGAGGGTGTCACGCGGCATAGACTAAGACCGGTGAAGGATCACATGCGGAGAGTGCAAAAGTGTGCAATTTAGCAATACACATTTGCAACACGTCTCCgtcttctttatttctttatggATATTAGAATCGTTTATTTCATCCACTTTACCCCTACTATTTTAGGATTAATATGTGACTTAACGGAGTGAATAATGATCATTtggttttaacaaaaatattcaaaattaaaatacctgacttacacaatatttttagaatatcatataattttttttaaaaaaaaacaatgaagtaGTTgggactttttatttttcacctaATTAATTTTCCTCATTATGATGATTCATTTTGAAATGAAGTAATACCTTCAATTAAGAGTGTTTGTAATgtagtttgatttaatttttaaacaaaatcctTCCACAAATATTCATTAAGTTCCATTTGGCTCATCTTTAATATAACATCAAATcagaaatttattattgttgtttgatttgattcaatttgaagattttttaaagcaacaaaaaaaaaaagaacggcTTCAAGAAATTGCTTCTGAGGTGCCAAGCGGCATAGACTAAGACCGGTGAAGGATCACATGTGGAGAGTGCAAAAGTGTGCAGTTTAGCAATACACATTTGCAACACGTCTCCGTcttctttatttgtttatggATGTCAGAATCGTTTATTTCATCCACTTTACCCCTACTATTTTAGGATTAATATGTGACTTAACGGAGTAAATAATGATCATTtggttttaacaaaaatattcaaaattaaaatacctgacttacacaatatttttttttttaaaaaaaaacaatgaagtaGCTgggactttttatttttcacctaATTAATTTTCCTCTCTCATTATGATGATTCATTTTGAAATGAAGTAATACCTTCAATTAAGAGTGTTTGTAATgtagtttgatttaatttttaaacaaaatcattCCACAAATATTCATTAAGTTCAATTTGGTTCATCTTTAATATAACATCAAATcagaaatttattattgttgtttgatttgattcaatttgaagattttttaatttttttttatcataatttaaaatctatCAACTAAgttatgttatattattttaaaaatgatttttttattaaattttgtttaaaatattttagttgaaaattatcatttttccttctatttagtattattataaaatggtattactatttctttttgtaaatatgaaaataaaatatgtatcttGATTACAAAGCAATTAAAATGTGATAAATTgatacttattattaattaccacaacaaaaatcacatattataaacttattatataaagAAACACACTATAAATCAAATATAACCATTATAAATTTAGGGGGTTGTATTAGAGTAGAATTTTgaaggatttaaaaaaatatataaaaaaagtcttgAGATATTTaatcaagatttttaaataatataaataagtcTTGTTGTATTTAGTTAGgattattaagatttttaagGAGTACAACAAGATCTAATGatattcaattaatattttttacaacttaaaaaaagtcctatggtattaaaaaatgaaaagattttgATGAATTCTTTTTCAGTAtggattttgattaatttcatataacttttcaatagaaaatatatatcaacCAATCCCACAAAAAATCTTGAGACTTTTTGTAAAGACAAATATCATAAGAAGAGatgttgaattgtgatttttactaaatttaaatCCATTTCAAAAACAACAAAGTTATCGTCTAATGAAATAAGACTTAAGAAAACATATCTCAgatttttgcaaaacaaatTAGACGATAGTTTCAAGTCTTTGTAAAACAAatagagtttttcaaaactaaagatcaaattcaaaccctaGGTCAATTCAAATAACATAAGAGAACATAAAAAGAATAAGACATAGGAAATTTATAGTGGTTCGTCTCAACTACTACTGAGACTATTTCTAATTCTCGGTAAACCACTAAGTTTCACTAGCTTTAACAGGTtacaagttacaagtatttGTCACTGTCACTTTTGGTTCCTTAACTCAACTTTACGCCAAACTTGTTACAACTAgtattctttgtcctaccaagCCATTGTTAACTCtaacaaaaataagaagattTGTTGGTTTGATGGCACAATGACTAACACTCTGTTGTCTTACCGACGAATAAACAATTTTAGCACTTTGTCTTTTCTCTCAATATAAACAAAGTATTTTGAGAGCTTTGTTAAACTTTACAAGAATTTACACAGAGAACTTCTTACAAAAAGAATTTGAATAATTAGCATTTCAATTCATACTTATGTCTTAAAAGCTTTTGGTATTTATAAGTCCCCTTCAATCAAGTATTTGTTGTCTCTAAACGGGCATATTTCCTCTCTTAAGTTTGCATCTGAAAAATTTGGTCCTTGGTTCATTAAATGCACGCACTTCCTCATGCTAGGAAACTACTCTTTGTTGCTAGTGTTTTGAACACCATAGCAGGAAACCACTTCCTTTTTGTATCAAAGCATGTCTATGCAGCATAACTTTTCTTTTGATGGCAACTGAGGAATTGCATAGCttgacttcatttattcttcataagaTTCGAGAGATCCTAAGAGAATGTTTCTGCAAAATAGATCTCAGACACagtatttaatgaaattttaaatgttatctCTAATGTTGTATCATATCAGGATTTCATCTTTCTACCATCTGAAACATCAAACACAAACTTTGTGGAACATGTTTTGATATCTCATAAGACACAACTTTTAAGCTTTATATTTGCTTACATCTAATCTTAATAATTAGGGGGCTTGATTTATCTCTTTTGACTTAACACTttgctgaattttttttctttttctctcaatacTCATAATTCTCtctctgaattttttttctttttctctcaatactcatctctctctctctctctctctctctctctctctctctctctctctctctctctctctctctctcctctctctctctctctctctctctctctcttctctctctctctctctctctctctctctcttctctctctctctctcctctctctctctctctctctctctctctctctctcttctctctctctctctctctctctctctctctctagcaATATAAACATTCATATACAATACTTCATAACAATTTACCACTGTCATGTACAAGTTACTTCTCCTTTCTCTTGCTTCTTTGTAACaactttttgttattaaaatacaaatacaaTCATTTGATATGTATTATGAGCACGTAGACATTTTGGCCCATGGGAGCTCTATCTTTTTGTATTTGCAATTGTTTACGGAAATTTGCGGCTTATTTaacttttcattattaataCAAATATAATCTTAGTTGTATACTCAAATGGATATTTGCTTCAATACTAAAAAGATCCGCAAACTAAGATACATTTTTTGGTATGCAAACATGTTGGAAATTTGGTGATGAGGAACAATATCATTTTTAACAATGGTAGGCTAAGTTGTCTAAACTCATCTCATCTATTAAAACTTATGGAAGTGATTATTGTACAAAGATGAGACTCAACCAAGAACATTCTATTTCTCATGATGCACCTGTCCTAGAGCATGTCTTTTCTCATGATTTGTGGATGTTTTTTTATAACCAGTACTATATTTTGCTTTTgccttaaaaaaacaataatttgttGTGAAAAAACTTGCAATAACAAAAACTTAATTTACTAGCTTCAATTGTCAATTGAGCAAGAGTTACTATGCTCAAAAGTTGAATCGAATACGATAAAAAAGGATCATGTGACTCactcatttaatttttcatggaAAAATTAACGGTATTGACGTTGAGTTTTTGAGTGGAGGAAGGATTAAcgattatcaattattttttatagacttttataattttaaatcttatcTAAAAATTTATGGAGTACTTTAAAATCTTGTAAATTCATAAAATCATTCCAAATCTTacgaatttatattttataaattcattaaaatgtaaactacaaaattcaaatcataaaaaGTCTTTAATAATTCTCacaaagtcttttaaaatttacataatttttttatactaaaaaaatcttttacaatCATAATCCAATACATCCGAAACAATACTAAGTACATAATGTTAAatatccataaaataaaataaatatacttataatatgtgatttaatttgatttctataataagatccaaaaataaaatcacaaaaaatatataatattttaaattttctgtttttgtgattttcaatacgatttttttttatctattttgatcaatttgatgatttttaaacgatttgattcaattttaaacatTCCTCTAATTCTCGAATCATGTGTGCCAACAAGTTTTTGTAtcataagttttattcaagTAATAATGTAActtgaagatttttttaatttgatcatcCACATGTAATTATACGACCCAAATTTGCGTATTTCATTCTcatgtaaaaatgattttaaaaaataattttaaaatgttattatatatatatatatatatatatatatatatatatatatatatatatatatatatataatattcagtTATTTTAGGAGTAAATAGTCTAATTccatttaataacttttaaatttatataattaaaaaatcattttatattaattatttttattttaatatatatgttttaagaaatatatgtaatgtttaatttatttcaaatttgacaTTAACAACCATTACACCACTaaacagaataaaaaagaaaataaatatgttgtatTATATCTATAGCAGTAAAAGATTCAAGCTAGCTCACCACGGCACAATCCAGCGAGCAAGTCAACAAGATTATCAATCCCAAGAGAAAATCACCTTCATTTatgtgttgtttttcttttacctttctCCCCCATTCTGGACACTTCCAATTCATGCAATTGAAAGGGGGTCCCAATTGTACAAGCAACTCATCAAAAGAAAACAGACCACCAAAACAAGACAATGTATAGAACTATACAAACCATAAAATCGATGATAGAGACATCTCCACCTaaggtaaatttttttatttttacacataTATCCAACCAAAACAATTGTGAATGACAAACCAATTCACAAGACATTGGCTGATGCCATGTGACTAGATGAAGTGTTGGTTTCCTCTGCTACATTCTTCTGTTTTAGTGAAGCAGAATCAGCTGGCAATCCGGACTCTGAAACGTCACCAATATCCAGTGTCTCTGGAAGAATTCCAGAAGTTTCATCTCCCTCCAACTGtaagatcaaaacaaaaaatcctcaAAACTTGACTTACAACTTAATGTGTTCCAGAAGTGATCCATTAACACTTGACATGATTACTCAAAGTATTTTCTCCTATCGCTAAGCAATGTTTGGCAATTGACATGATTAATTCAACTATGATAATTCGATCAATTCGTTATATCCAGATAATGGCACAGCAGGTTTTAGACAATCTGATAATCTTTAGATCTGCAAATATAACAGAGAACAGAATATTAGTTTATTTCCTTTAAACCAGTTTCCAATCAGTGATGTGCAATATTTCAACATTTGTGCTcccgaattggggggggggggggggggggggggtggggcGGGGGTGAAATCAAGAAATCAAACTTGTGGCAATCTCAGATCACTTTAGCTTCAACAACGATAAGATGGAAACGTTTTCTTCTATCCAACCCAATGTCATCTGTAGAGACAATCTTCAGGAAAGAAGGGAATGGAAACAGAAAGGGGAATCAATTTACTCTTTTTCATCACGATTTTATTACACATTTACCCGAAATTTCCAGTCAAATGTGATAGCAATTTACACAGAATAGAAGCTAGTATTTAACTACACTTGAGTATATGAAGACAGAAAAAGTTGTCACTTAATCAATTGGAAGAATAAAAATGCGgcaatagataaataaatttaaacctccaaaactaataaattaaaaactatacCTCAAGTTGGCTGAGCATGTCAATAGCAGCATCCAAGTCACCACTGTTTACATTATAGACATCTACAAGGGACTGATAAGATATACCAGGAAAATTCATCCTAAGATACTCCAaatccatatcaacttcttcatcTAGCAACTGATTATCCGATAACTCTGCCACATTCTGTGATGAAGTGTAGCCTGTGTAGGAACTAGAAGCAGGCTGGCCTTTTGCCAGAAAAGATTCGGATTTCGAGAGCCTTTCCAAGCTAGTGTTGATAAGTTGTGGATCATTTGTGGCACCCTGATGAGTCTGAAACCATACTGTCCCATTATAAGTCTTGGAATCTTTTTCAGTCGAAGGTGTTCTACCATCTACCCCCCTTTTAGAGAGAGGAACATATGACGTTGCATATGGATTCAAAGACGATGATTGTGGCTTCATGGACTTGAATCAGATGTAGATAAACAATTCTTCTTCTTGATATTCCTTTTCCTTTCCCACACATACAAGAGAAAGAATCCGTCAACATGATGCTAaagtcaattaaaaattaaattccttTCTTGGGGAAGCTAAAAAATACAAGGAATTCACAGCTTCAAACCCCAAGAATCTACAAatgcaaaaactaaaaaaaaaaaagattgacaGAGAGAGTAGAGTATGATTGAACAAACTCTGAATCAGTAAAGAACAGAGCCAAAACACAAGATATAAATGATGATTCAATCATCAAACTTTCTTGTAACCCTTTTAACAACTGCATGCGTAAGTAACTAGGTTCAATCATATATATTAGTATCACTCCTTGATGGAGCACTCATATggcaaaataaacaaataaataaaaacatcagATCAAGAATTTTTCTGAAAAGATCAAGAAACACTAgtaaaaccaaaaacaaagctttaaaatttgacttTTCAGTGATCCCTTTTGAAACACCAGCACAATCAAGCAGAACAAaaacttaaatcaaattttaaaacaatttcaaaaaaatgaaatttgcaGCGATACATcgatccaaaaaaatattgattggaACCCAATAACACCAAATGATAATTTGATCGTCGCTTTTTCATCTGCAACGATTAGTGAATAACAAAATTGTGTTTCGAATtgcacaaaaaacaaaagaacaaacgaaaaaaaaggagattaaaataaaatgggaaCAAACCAGTGAGACAGAAATCACGAAACGAAACCCTAACTGGAGATCGCTGGGATTGGAAGGGAGAGAAAACTATAATGAAATGATTGAGACAGAgaagttaaattattttctccTCTGCGCAACTGTTATTTGGTTAGAAATCAATCAGcatgtatatttataataataactctATATGTAATaagtgtataaaaataataatttgttgaaaataaatatgaagaaaatttGATGTGAATTTTAACTTACAGTCTTGTCTATTTACGGTACAGGTTGAGACTATAGGTGAAAGTAGTTCGGGTGGTCTGCAGGAGACTTATGACTCAGTCCGTTTAAACCTTGCCTGTGCTTGACTCGTTTTTCAGCATGATTAGGCTCACACATTTTACCAAACctttttagttaaataaataggacaaaacataaaacttaaaaagaaaaccAATTAATCACATCGGATTGAACtatttgataataatatttttaaataaaaatattattattaataatatataataaagacttaaatatattttttatttctgataTATATctgaattttgtgtttgatttgtgataaatttgttatttacatctgctctttaatatatgaaaagttTTGTTTTAGATCTCTGCTGTCAGTTAAGTGATGACGTGtctattatatatttgataACACGATTTGTGACCCTGCTAAAAAATTGccaatatttatttcaaaattaaatttaaattttctagcGGTAAAAAAATACCAGAATCaattaaagtaataaataaataaatcaaacattGAGAACTCTCTTCCGAGTCATCCACCAGCCCTTCACCTACATTCTTCTCCCTTCAACCTTCATCTTCCAAAACAAATCTCTATTTCGGAAAACATTCCTCTTCCCAATCTTTCTCAACTTCATCGCTTTTCCTCTTCCCAATCGCTTCTGAACCCACATTAAGGTCTTTTCCTTTGTTGGAATCGcatttcatcttcttctttgatttctctGAAGCTTTGATTACAGAAACAAcaatatctatggttcggactCGGGTTTTGTCCTTGTTCATCTTTCACTTCTTTTCCTCGCCGAAATTGGTGTTCACGGGGTGGTCACTGTCGTTAGGGTTCTGAGTGGGTTTGTTAAGTCAGAAAATGGAGTGGGTTTTCTTTGAAAGGGGTTGTCATCGGAAAATAGAGAGGCGGCGACCATTGTGGTAGTCTTTTTAGCGTGTTGGTGAAGAGCTTGCTGAAAATGTTGGAAGGGTTGAAATAGTGTCAGTTCCGGAGGATTGTTGTAAGTCATTTTGTTTCTTACCCATTTTGTGAATTGGATTGGGATGAAGGAATTGAAAATCGGTGTTTGACAGCGTGTTGGTGAAGAGCTTGCTAAAAATGTTGGAAGGGTTGAAACAATGTCAGTTTCGGAGAATTGTTGCAAgtcattttgtttcttcttacCCATTTTGTTAATTGGATTGGGGTGAAGGAATTGGAAATCAATGTTTGATTTTAATCATGTTCGAACCTAGCCACAATTTCTATGATACTCACGCACCCGACAAAAGATTCCTTCCCTAAAATCAACTTGGAATCGTAAATGCTTCCACTGTTAGCACTTTCATTGACGCCCAAACAAACCCTAGTTGCAAATTTAGAAAGGAACTCCTCAATGGTGCTAACCATTTCCCTTGCGTGTTGCCACGTGGCATCAAAGGTGATGAGAACGAGGCTGGAGGAGGGGCCTAGGGAGGAGATGTGGAGAGCGGAGGCGGAGGTGGATgaagagaagaggaagaaggccTATAGAAAGCAATTGAGGAGGGGGGATAGGCCGTTGCGGAGGTGGTTGGCGGTGAGAGAG
The genomic region above belongs to Glycine max cultivar Williams 82 chromosome 14, Glycine_max_v4.0, whole genome shotgun sequence and contains:
- the LOC100781938 gene encoding ubiquitin-associated (UBA) domain-like superfamily protein, which encodes MKPQSSSLNPYATSYVPLSKRGVDGRTPSTEKDSKTYNGTVWFQTHQGATNDPQLINTSLERLSKSESFLAKGQPASSSYTGYTSSQNVAELSDNQLLDEEVDMDLEYLRMNFPGISYQSLVDVYNVNSGDLDAAIDMLSQLELEGDETSGILPETLDIGDVSESGLPADSASLKQKNVAEETNTSSSHMASANVL